ACCCGAAGAGGTCTCCCTCGGACAGAACTATCCGAACCCGTTCAATCCGGAGACGGCGATACGTTACGCATTGCCTAAAACGGGAGAGGTGCGCCTGACAGTCTACGACCTGCTTGGGCACGAGGTAGCGATGCTGGTTGACGGGTTGCAGTCCGCAGGGTTTCATACGGTGCGCTTCGA
This Bacteroidetes bacterium SB0662_bin_6 DNA region includes the following protein-coding sequences:
- a CDS encoding T9SS type A sorting domain-containing protein, which encodes PEEVSLGQNYPNPFNPETAIRYALPKTGEVRLTVYDLLGHEVAMLVDGLQSAGFHTVRFDGSGLPSGPYVYRLQAGNRIFTRTMILLK